GTTGTGATGGAATCGGCACCATCAAGATCATCAGGGGAAAAGGCGTAGTCACCGATCAGAAGGCCGACCGGTTCGCCGCCCGGCATGCCGAATTCGCGGTTATAGACGACCTCGAAAAGATGGCTCTGGTCGAAGTCGGTGGCGCGTTCCGTGTTGCGGGCAAGGTCGCGCCAGCTGGCGTTCAGCAGTTTCACCTTCACATCGGTGCTGCGGCCCGCTTCGCGCACGACCATGGCAAGCCCGCGCCATCTCGCCTCCATCGCCTGAAAATCGGGATGGTGGAGAATGGCGTTCACCTGGCCGGTCAGCGCATCGTCTATGAGGGCGATGAGCTGGTCGGCGAAAATGCGGGCGTCCGGGAAGGACTGATGCGCCATGAGTGGGCTCCGGATGATGAACGGGGCCGGGGTGGCAGACCACCCCGGACCAGGCTCAGTTCTTCGACGGAATACGGGCGACCATGCGCAGCGAGGTCGTCAGTTCTTCCATCTGCAACCAGGGCCGCATCCATGCGACTGCATTGTAGGCGCCGGGTTTGCCGGGCACTTCCTGCACGGTCACCTTGGCATCGCGCAGCGGATATTTGGCGCGGCTTTCCTCACCCGCCTCGTCATTGGCGTTGACGTAGTTGGCGATCCAGCGATTGAGCCACACTTCGCAATCGGACGCTTCCATGAAGGAGCCGATCTTGTCGCGCCCCATAACCTTGAGATAATGCGCGAAACGCGACGTGGCCATGATGTAGGGCAGACGTGCCGAAACGGCGGCGTTGGCCGTGGCTTCCGGCTTGTCATAGAGCTTCGGCTTGTGCGCGGTCTGGGCGCCGAAGAACACCGCATAGTCCGTGTTCTTGTAGTGGCAGAGCGGCAGGAAGCCGAGTTTGCCGAGTTCGGCGTCGCGGCGGTCGGTAATGCCGACTTCGGTCGGGCATTTCAGATCCAGGTCGCCGTCATCGCTGGAGAAGACGTGCATGGGTAGGTTTTCCACCTTGCCGCCGTTTTCAGCCCCTCGGATAGCCGTGCACCAGCCGCTTTTTGCGAAGGCATCGGTCAGCTTGGTGCCCATCACATATGCGGCGTTCATCCAGCAATATTCGTCATGTTCAAGGTCACCATTTACCGCACCCTTGGTTTCGTCGTAGGCGAAATCATCGATCGGATTGGTTTTCGGGCCATAGGGCATACGCGCCAGCACACGCGGAAGAGCGAGCGTGACGAAACGGGAATCGTCGCTTTCGCGGAAGCTGCGCCACTTGGCATATTCGACCGTGTCGAAAATCTTCTCCAGATCGCGCGGACGGGCGAGATCGCGATAGTCCTCGAAACCGAACATGTGCGGGCTGGCAGCCGAGATGAATGGCGCGAAGGCTGCCGCCGCGATCGATGAGACGCCTTGCAGCAGCTGGACGTCATCGAAGGAATTGTCGAATTCATAATCGCCGATGATGGCGCCGAGCGGTTCGCCGCCCGGGGTGCCGAATTCGTCTTCATAGATCGCCTTGAAAAGGCGGGATTGATCGAATTCGACGGCTTTTTCGAGATCGCGCGCCAGTTCACGCTTGCCGGCATTCATGACGCGGATTTTGAGGTTGACGCTCGTTTCGGAGTTCTTGACGAGATAGTTCAATCCGCGCCAGGTGCCCTCAAGCTTGGCAAATTCGGGCGCCTGCATGATGGCGGCGAGCTGTTCGGAAATCGTCCGGTCCAGCTCCGCGATTGCGTGGTTAAGGGTGACGGTTAGGTTGCGGTCATATTTTACCGTCCCCTTCAGTGCCTGATCGGTCAGCGTGCGCAGGAGGTTCTGCGCGCGGTCCGGTTCGGTTTGACGGGTAGCGGCAACCACCTTGGACAGCAGTCCCTGATCTTCGGCGGTCGTTGCCTGTGCTTCATTTTTCAGCAGGCTCTCAGCGCTCATGTTTCAGTCCTTCCACATGCGGCTTTGAAAATGCCGCTTGAACAGTTGGAAGCCCCAAGCGGGGCCGTTCGAGGAGGTATTCCTCCGCACAGGCTATTATTCTTTCGCGCCGTTCTTTTCCTTGAGTTCGGAAACCAGCGTTGCGAGGTCGGTCTTGTTCTGCAAAATATCTTCCAGCAGCCGCTCAAGATCTTCCGAACGGTCGGCCTTGGAAAGAAGGTCGCGCAGTTCGTTGCGGGCATCCAGAAGCGCCTTGAGCGCCGGAACCTGCTGCACGACAGCGCCGGGTTCGAAATCATCCATACTTTCGAACTTCAGGTTGACCTGCATGTCCGTGCCATCTTTCTGCAGCGTATTGGCAACGGAGATATTGAGACCGGGCGTCATGCGCCGCATGACTTCGTCGAAGTTGTCGCGGTCGATCTGAACGAATTTACGCTCCCCGAACGGCTTGAGCGGCTGGGTGGGATTGCCGGAGAAATCACCGAGCACACCGACCACGAAAGGCAGTTCCTTGACCACCATCGCGCCTTCGGTTTCGACTTCGTATTTGATATGAACGCGTGGTTTGCGAACACGCTCCAGCTTTTCATGTACACTTGCCATTTCAACCTCCTTGGTGCCCCTTGGCACAGACGACTGTTACGGAGCGGCGTCGCGCTCCGTGCTTTCTATTTTCCGTTGCTCTCTCCGCTTGGCTTGATGCCGGCGGCGGTTAAGACTGCGTTGCGGACCTGGGCTTCCGGCAAAAGCTCGGCCAGCAGTTCCGAAAAATCCATGCGTCCCCTGCGCACCAGTGTCTCTATGGCAAGGGAGATCGGTGAATGCGGCTCGGTACGGCGGAAGTAACGCGCAACCGAGAGAAGAGTTTCAAATGCTTCGTCGCGCGATAATATGCCTTCCGGTGCGGTAACGGCGGGACGCACGGCGGCCGCCCCGTTCTCGTCGGAACCGCCGATGGCCACGGTTTCCTGTTCGACGGGCGCCGGATCCTGGTCACGCCCGCCGAGCGAGCGAATTGCAGACGCTGCTTCGACCAGCGTGTTGCGGATATGGGAACTCGGGGGTGCCGATTGCCCGCAGCGCTCGGCAAGGATGGCCATGATGGCATCAAACGAGGAGAGGCACGCAGTCACCTCTGCCAACTGGGACGACATGGCGGCAACGCCAGTTTCAGACGCAAGCCGATATAGCTCTTCGCGACGTTTGCTCTCATTTGGGCGCTGCGCGAGTTGAAAGTCCCAGAGGCTGTGTTCGCCAAATTTCCCGCCCGGGATCAATGAGGCGAGGCGCAAAGGCTGAACAAGCGTTCCCTCGCTGCCGACACCGTTCAATCCCGCTAAAGGTGCAAATTTTTCTTCGTCATTCTCGTCGCTGATCGACCGCAGCGAGTCCCAGTGGTTGTAAAATAGCTCTTTGCCGAGATCGTAGATTTCGCGCAGACCATGGAAGCCGCGCAGGCGCAGCGATGCTTCCGCAAGCCACGCCAATATTTCAACATCCTTGCTTTCGGAATATATAATCTGCAATCCAAGATTGCTGACATTATCCCAGCTACTGGATATTTTCAGGTTATCCTGCGGAGCAGCGGCGCGCTCTTCTGTGCGAGCCTGGTTTCTTTCATCCTTAATTCTATAGTATATTTCACGCGTTCTTGCATTGACCCGGATATTTTCTCCGCAGTCATTCAAAAATTCTAAATCTGTTTTAACGTTCAGCGCGTTCAACGTCAGTCTATCTCCGAGAAATAGTAATGGATTTTTTGTAGTTACTTCCCTTACGTAAGGCTATTCATACGACAGACTTATTCTAAATGTGTCTAAATTGTGGCGTCTAGTGGCTAATCTCACCTGATAAAAAATCAACTTCGGGGTGGACAAGTTGGTTTCATCATCATATTTACTCCACGTCACGTTGTGGAATGAACCCGGGCAGGAGGCTCATTGCATGTCGCATATCGATCTCAACCGCCTCGTTGGAGCGCTTGAGCCAAACCTGCGTGTTACCCTTGAAGCTGCGGCTTCTGTTGCGGTGCGCATGGGGCACAGATACGTGGATATCCCGCACTGGCTGCTTGCGGTTGTGGATTCTGGCATCTATGCGAAACCGTTCGAGGAATTGAAAATTCCACTTCCGGTATTGCAGGCTGAAATCAGCCGCAGTCTGGAGGAGGCCGTCATCGGCGACGGAGAGGCTTTGTCGCTCTCCCAGAACATCCTCACGGCAGCCCGGGAGGCTTGGATTCTCGCATCGCTGGAGGCTGGCCGCGACCGTGTCACGCTTGGCGATCTGCTGTTGGCGATGGATGAGGAAACCTCACTTCGCTCTTTCGTCCGCTCGGCATTTCCTTCTCTCAAGGCGATGGATCGCACCGCGCTTGAGCGTCTTCGCAGCTCGACCGAAAATGGCGCAGGCGTGGATGTTCCGTCCGCGCTGGCGGGCTCAGGGCAGGCAGGGGCAGGACAGTCTGCAGGCCAGAATGATTTCTTGCGCCTTTACACCCAGGACATGACCGCCGATGCCCGCAATGGCAAGGTTGACCCTGTTATTGGTCGCGATGATGAGTTGCGCCAGCTCGTTGATATTCTGACGCGCCGCCGACAGAACAATCCCATTCTGGTGGGTGAGGCCGGCGTTGGTAAAACGGCGGTTGCAGAGGCGCTGGCGCTGGAAATCGCGTCTGGCAACGTTCCGGAAAAGTTGCGTAATGTCCGCCTGCTGAACCTCGATATTTCGCTGCTTCAGGCCGGTGCCGGCGTGAAGGGTGAGTTTGAGCGCCGCCTTCATGGCGTGATCGATGCGGTCAAACGTTCGGCCGAACCCGTCATCCTGTTCATCGATGAAGCCCACGGCCTCGTTGGTGCGGGTGGTGCAGCCGGGCAGGGCGATGCGGCCAATATTCTCAAGCCTGCTCTGGCGCGCGGTGAAGTGCGCACCGTCGCGGCGACGACCTGGAGCGAATACAAGAAATATTTCGAAAAGGATGCGGCGCTGACCCGTCGTTTCCAGCCTGTGCACGTGCGCGAGCCGGACGAGACGACAGCCATACGCATGTTGCGCGGTGTCGCTGACAGCTTCGTCAGCCATCACAACGTTGTCGTTCGTGACGAGGCGATCGTGGCCGCGGTGCAATTATCCGCACGCTACATGCCCGCGCGGCAGTTACCGGACAAGGCGGTCAGCCTTCTCGATACGGCCGCGGCTGCCGTTTCACTGGCACGGCAGACCCAGCCGGAGCGGCTGCGCGCCATGGAAAGCGAGCGGCGCCTTCTCACCGATGAGTTGAACTGGCTTTTGCGTGAGCCGCAGAATGACGAGATTGACACCCGTGTTCAGTCGATACGCGGCGAAGTCGAAAAGCTTGAGAGCGGGATCGATGATCTGCGTGAGCGTTACGACGCGGAGATGGCTGAGCTAAGCGAAGGGCAGCCGGTTGAAGGCGATGTTTCCAATGTCTCGCCCCTGCGGCCTGTGGTCGACATGAAGCCGGCAAATGCCGACAGACTTGTCCCGACAGTTGTTGATCGTGAGGCGATCGCCGCCGTCGTTTCGCGATGGACGGGAATTCCACTCGGCAAACTTCTGGCGGACCAGATTGAAAGTGCCCGGACACTCGATGCGCGCATGCGGGAGCGGGTGGTGGGGCAGGATGCTGCAATTGCCCGGATTGCTGATGCCATGCGCACTGCTCGGGCCGGATTATCCGATCCGCGCCGCCCGCCGGCCGTTTTTTTCCTTGTCGGCATGTCCGGCACGGGGAAGACCGAAACCGCGCTGTCGCTCGCCGACATGCTCTACGGCGGCAACAGCCATCTGACGACGATCAACATGTCGGAGTTCAAGGAAGAGCATAAGGTTTCGCTGCTTCTCGGTTCGCCGCCCGGTTATGTCGGTTTCGGCGAAGGCGGCGTGTTGACGGAAGCGGTGCGCCGCCGGCCGTTCGGCGTTCTGCTCTTGGATGAGATCGACAAGGCTCACCCCGGCGTCCAGGACATTTTCTATCAGGTGTTTGACAAGGGCGTGCTGCGCGATGGCGAAGGCCGCGACGTGGATTTCAAAAACACCACTATCTTCATGACGGCCAATACAGGCTCGGAGTTGCTGTCGGCGCTGTCGGCCGATCCCGACACGATGCCGCAAGGCGAAGCGCTGGAAACGCTTCTGATGCCGGAGCTTACCAAACAGTTCAAGCCCGCGTTCCTCGGGCGCACGATCATTCTGCCCTTCATGCCGCTTGGGACTGAGGCGCTTGCAAGGATCGTGGATATTCAGATTGGCAAGATCAGGGCACGTGTGCTCGCAACATATGGCACCGGCCTGACCCTGTCCAATACGGCGCGAGATGCCCTGGTGGCGCGCGCCGGTGCAAGTGAGATTGGCGCACGCGCCATTGAAATCATGATCGGCAAGGATCTCCTGCCGCCTCTTTCCAGCTTTTTCCTCGAAAAGGTCATCGCGGGAGAGCGTGTCGGGAAGATTGTTGTCGATTTTGGTGAAAACGGGTTCGGCATTCGTGCCGAAGAGGCTGGGGAAGCAGATGAATTCGCCGTAACCGAAGAGGTTGGGGTGGATAAAGTTGCCGCGTCGGATGGGGCTACCCGACGCATGCGGCATTAAACGAAGGGTAACTCGGCCTCGGAGCAAGAGGTCATTTTAGCTACAGGAGCTTACAGCATGCCAATTTATCTGCAGATTGACGGTATCCAGGGCGACGCCACCCATGAGGAACATCGTAAGTGGATGGATATTGAAGCCATTCACTGGAACGTGGCCCGCAACATGAACACCTCTGCTGGTTCTGCTGCAAACCGCGAGGCCTCCGAACCGACCATTTCGGAAGTCATTCTGACCAAGGTTAGCGATTCTTCTTCCACCAAGCTTTTCCAGGAAGCCTGCGCCGGCCGGACCGGCAAGCTCGCAACCATTCATCTGGTGACCACGGGTAATCCGGGCAACACCTATATCGAGTATCTGCTGACAAACACGCTTATCGCCAGCTACTCGGTGGATTCCAGCGGTGACCGTCCGGTGGAAACCGTCAAGCTCAACTTCACGAAGATGGAAGTGAAGTACACGCCGTTCGACGACAACAACTCGCCGCAGTCTCCGATGATCGCCTCCTACGATCTGGCGACGACGAAGGCTGCCTGATCGTGACGCGCCCCGGTGCCGGCGTTGCCGGCACCGGAACGTTTTCATTGCAGTTTTGCAGCTCACGTCGTGATGTTTCACGTCGACTTTGGTCGAGGCGGTTTTTTGATGCGCTCCCTATATGTGTTTTTTGTTTCCGTGCCGGTTGTTCTGGTATCGTCCGGTCTTTCGCCGGTCAGTGCAGCGGAACGGACATGGATATTCTCTGGTGCCGAACTCAAGCAGGCCATCGAGGGTAAGCTTGCCCCGGAGGTGTCCGATCCGGAAATGCGGCGGCTGGTTTCCGTTGCAAAATCAAGCGCCTATATCGCCGGCGTGGCCGATCTGACGAGCGGATCGGACTGGTGTGGTGCAGGCGCCGTCGCGCCCCATGAACTCACCGACCGGATCTACACCTATCTCGGCGATCTTCCTGCGGAAAAACTCGATGAACAGGCAGCCACTCTCGTGCGGGAGGCGCTCAAGGTCTCCTTTCCCTGTGAGCAGAAAAGTAACTAGTGGGACGAACCATGCGCGTTAACTTTGACACTCTTTATAAGAATTATCCGAGCAGCGACCCGTCGCACCCGAACTATCTCAGCCAGCGTGATCTTTTCACGGAAATCGGCTGGGATGATTTCATCGGCAACCCGAACTATCACAATACCTGTGCCATCCGCGTCAGCATCGCTTTCGTGAAATCGGGGATCAACATCGTGCCATCCTCGCATCGCATCCAGAAAGGTCCCTATGCGGGCAAGGGCATTGAGGTGAACATGCGCCGCCTCGCAAATCTGATGAAACGAACGAGTTATCTCGGCGAGCCAGAGCCGTTTACCCCCGCGACAGCGCGTAATGGCATCGGCGCGCGTAACGGTGTTGTGGCGTTCAACAATATCCCTGGTTATACCGGCGGCGGCCATATCGATCTTGTGCGGGGTGGCTCAGAGGCCACCCAATGCGCATCGGCCTGCTACTACAATTCGGAAACGATCTGGTTCTGGCCACTTCAGTCCAGCCGCGGGTCCTGATTAGGAGTGTTCCATGGACGACCAGTCGTCACTTTCTGATTTCGTTCAGGCGAGCCGCGTCCTCAAGGTCAAGTCGCCACTTGGCGAGGATCAGCTTCTGCCGGAGCGTCTGACCGTCGAGGAAGGCGTGTCGCAGCTCTTTGACATTCGCCTGACGGTGCGTGCCAAGAAGGAAGCGGTCAAGCCCGAGGAACTGATCGGACGGCTGGTCGATGTTTCGATCGAAATCAGCCAGGGCGAGGGTGAGGGCGGCGGTGTTCGCCGTCCCTTTAACGGCCTGGTAACAGAGCTCCATGAAGGTCCTCCGATTACGCGTGGGTTGCGCTCTTATTCGATGACCATCCGGCCACAGATGTGGCTTCTGTCGCGGCGTTCCGACTGCCGGATCTGGATGGACAAGACAGCGGTGGAGATCGTCGAGACGCTGTTTTCCGAACACGGCATTCC
This sequence is a window from Agrobacterium tumefaciens. Protein-coding genes within it:
- a CDS encoding Rap1a/Tai family immunity protein yields the protein MRSLYVFFVSVPVVLVSSGLSPVSAAERTWIFSGAELKQAIEGKLAPEVSDPEMRRLVSVAKSSAYIAGVADLTSGSDWCGAGAVAPHELTDRIYTYLGDLPAEKLDEQAATLVREALKVSFPCEQKSN
- the tssA gene encoding type VI secretion system protein TssA; translated protein: MNALNVKTDLEFLNDCGENIRVNARTREIYYRIKDERNQARTEERAAAPQDNLKISSSWDNVSNLGLQIIYSESKDVEILAWLAEASLRLRGFHGLREIYDLGKELFYNHWDSLRSISDENDEEKFAPLAGLNGVGSEGTLVQPLRLASLIPGGKFGEHSLWDFQLAQRPNESKRREELYRLASETGVAAMSSQLAEVTACLSSFDAIMAILAERCGQSAPPSSHIRNTLVEAASAIRSLGGRDQDPAPVEQETVAIGGSDENGAAAVRPAVTAPEGILSRDEAFETLLSVARYFRRTEPHSPISLAIETLVRRGRMDFSELLAELLPEAQVRNAVLTAAGIKPSGESNGK
- the tssB gene encoding type VI secretion system contractile sheath small subunit, with the translated sequence MASVHEKLERVRKPRVHIKYEVETEGAMVVKELPFVVGVLGDFSGNPTQPLKPFGERKFVQIDRDNFDEVMRRMTPGLNISVANTLQKDGTDMQVNLKFESMDDFEPGAVVQQVPALKALLDARNELRDLLSKADRSEDLERLLEDILQNKTDLATLVSELKEKNGAKE
- the tssC gene encoding type VI secretion system contractile sheath large subunit gives rise to the protein MSAESLLKNEAQATTAEDQGLLSKVVAATRQTEPDRAQNLLRTLTDQALKGTVKYDRNLTVTLNHAIAELDRTISEQLAAIMQAPEFAKLEGTWRGLNYLVKNSETSVNLKIRVMNAGKRELARDLEKAVEFDQSRLFKAIYEDEFGTPGGEPLGAIIGDYEFDNSFDDVQLLQGVSSIAAAAFAPFISAASPHMFGFEDYRDLARPRDLEKIFDTVEYAKWRSFRESDDSRFVTLALPRVLARMPYGPKTNPIDDFAYDETKGAVNGDLEHDEYCWMNAAYVMGTKLTDAFAKSGWCTAIRGAENGGKVENLPMHVFSSDDGDLDLKCPTEVGITDRRDAELGKLGFLPLCHYKNTDYAVFFGAQTAHKPKLYDKPEATANAAVSARLPYIMATSRFAHYLKVMGRDKIGSFMEASDCEVWLNRWIANYVNANDEAGEESRAKYPLRDAKVTVQEVPGKPGAYNAVAWMRPWLQMEELTTSLRMVARIPSKN
- a CDS encoding type VI secretion system amidase effector protein Tae4, coding for MRVNFDTLYKNYPSSDPSHPNYLSQRDLFTEIGWDDFIGNPNYHNTCAIRVSIAFVKSGINIVPSSHRIQKGPYAGKGIEVNMRRLANLMKRTSYLGEPEPFTPATARNGIGARNGVVAFNNIPGYTGGGHIDLVRGGSEATQCASACYYNSETIWFWPLQSSRGS
- a CDS encoding Hcp family type VI secretion system effector, which gives rise to MPIYLQIDGIQGDATHEEHRKWMDIEAIHWNVARNMNTSAGSAANREASEPTISEVILTKVSDSSSTKLFQEACAGRTGKLATIHLVTTGNPGNTYIEYLLTNTLIASYSVDSSGDRPVETVKLNFTKMEVKYTPFDDNNSPQSPMIASYDLATTKAA
- the tssH gene encoding type VI secretion system ATPase TssH, giving the protein MSHIDLNRLVGALEPNLRVTLEAAASVAVRMGHRYVDIPHWLLAVVDSGIYAKPFEELKIPLPVLQAEISRSLEEAVIGDGEALSLSQNILTAAREAWILASLEAGRDRVTLGDLLLAMDEETSLRSFVRSAFPSLKAMDRTALERLRSSTENGAGVDVPSALAGSGQAGAGQSAGQNDFLRLYTQDMTADARNGKVDPVIGRDDELRQLVDILTRRRQNNPILVGEAGVGKTAVAEALALEIASGNVPEKLRNVRLLNLDISLLQAGAGVKGEFERRLHGVIDAVKRSAEPVILFIDEAHGLVGAGGAAGQGDAANILKPALARGEVRTVAATTWSEYKKYFEKDAALTRRFQPVHVREPDETTAIRMLRGVADSFVSHHNVVVRDEAIVAAVQLSARYMPARQLPDKAVSLLDTAAAAVSLARQTQPERLRAMESERRLLTDELNWLLREPQNDEIDTRVQSIRGEVEKLESGIDDLRERYDAEMAELSEGQPVEGDVSNVSPLRPVVDMKPANADRLVPTVVDREAIAAVVSRWTGIPLGKLLADQIESARTLDARMRERVVGQDAAIARIADAMRTARAGLSDPRRPPAVFFLVGMSGTGKTETALSLADMLYGGNSHLTTINMSEFKEEHKVSLLLGSPPGYVGFGEGGVLTEAVRRRPFGVLLLDEIDKAHPGVQDIFYQVFDKGVLRDGEGRDVDFKNTTIFMTANTGSELLSALSADPDTMPQGEALETLLMPELTKQFKPAFLGRTIILPFMPLGTEALARIVDIQIGKIRARVLATYGTGLTLSNTARDALVARAGASEIGARAIEIMIGKDLLPPLSSFFLEKVIAGERVGKIVVDFGENGFGIRAEEAGEADEFAVTEEVGVDKVAASDGATRRMRH